The sequence AAATGAGCCCAATTGAGTCTGCTTACAGGAGAAGTACTGATGATGAAGCAACTCTATTACTATCATTAACAATTTTGGTGgagaaaatatcaatttttaatcaaCCCTCGAACCATTAGATCCAAGAAGAACAAAACATCCTAAATTAAGTTTAACAATGCGTATAGAATTTACTTTTGTAATAAAAACGCTTACCATACTTGATAAAACAACGGTTCTTGATTTACAGTGCCAACTGCCATTATAAAATAGTCTCCTGCAATAGTTCCAAATTTAAAAGCACACGACGAAGTttcaaaacttaaaaaatcATCGAATACTAAACCATGATctgtagaaaaataataaatgggTAATCAATAATAAACCTTTTCCATGTATAGGAGCTGGGAAAGATAAGAGGATGATGGAGGATACTAGAATGTGGAACATTCTTATCAAGTGAAGCTgaacaaaaataatgatagCTGGGCGGTATACCAGAAACTGCACCAGGCAACAAAATGCCTCCCATTTTAGATCTTCCTGCAAAGAAATCAAcgttaattataaaatcaagacCAAAAGCaatcatatcaaattaaaaaaaaaaaaatgaaatgcaaGTGACGAAGCAAAGGCCGACCTGAATGAATCCAAAAGGGGGATCAAGAAATTTATGGAAAAGGCATTATTAAATAGcatatattttgaaaagggTGAGAAAGTGAAAATGCAGGAAATGTTGGATTTTGCATGTTCACGTTTAACTCGAATTGATATTAATTGGCGCAATTTATAGTTCTCAATCACAGCTGTGATTGCagaatcaatttcttttatacaatttgactttttttattattttaagtcCAATGACATAATTACCCTGTTATCATGCAAAGCTattgaggaaaaaaaaaacaactattcagttattaataaattaatgatgtttttcttttttaattttttcacaTAAACTTGTAGTTTTAATCAACCGAGGATTTTAAGCAAAACATTTATATACTTGAAgtctaatttaaatatttatttattttttaaagtgaGACATCTTCGTATtagatgaatttttattttatagtaagAGAATAATTGTCGTTATTGTATAGactataacttattaattttttaatgaataaaaaagaaagtaaaatatactatttaatGTGCTAGATGaattgataatttcttttaaatatctcatttttctttcaagtaAAAGAAGTTCGTCTAAATTTATATTGCAGTCTGCATtttctcaataaaatatacaaatataaatatttgagtaaaaaaattgaaaaaacatgataaaattattaaaatttaaataatttaaaattcttttaactaGTGAGACATATCTAAAATTTGAAAGCCAGTTTTAGGCTGGTTTTTTgcctatttaaaattttatttttttataaatatgtctTGAAATCTGGTTTTTGAAAAGACAATACTATAATCATAATAACAAATCAtgcttgaaattttaaaagcaAATGCTCAATATCAATGTCAACCGGCTCTAAATAAATACGTTACAGTACAACACAAGTGGTGAAAGGGGATTGAAATCCCATTTTTATTTGGGaacttttaagaaataaaattaataaaaaaaacatcatgtaaattttttttttaaaaaaaatactttttttaatttttttaaaaaaatttgatgcagttgttttttcattttcttctgatatttttttgttgttttattaaaaaataaccaatgatatattttcaaaacaaaagagttaaaaaactatatttttaatatttttatacagtAAAAACGAAAAGCCAtacttttgataaaaaaaataaaaaatatattatttttcctttttatttcgTTAGGATCCGACCAAAAGTGattcacttttctttttatttttctcttcgATAGGGTGATGATGGGTTTGTTTTGGAACTGCATACATAATCAAGGGCAAATCTgtcaatgaaaaaaattaaagtttaagtTATGAGTCACAGGCAGGCACGTAATCCTGCCGGTTAAAGCAAAGAAACTTTCTAGCAGATGGCCATTTTCTAAAATGATATTATCTCTCAAAAGCGTTAAAAAGGTTTCCCTGGAAACTTGGGAAACATTTGTattacatacatacatacatacatacacgctctctctctctctctctcccacGGATCTTCCATTCCTACCGTTGATAATCCCATAAATGGCGTCTGATGAAAACCATTCTCTTTAATAAGAGTCAAACTTGTAAACTATCAATCTCAATACAAAAAATCAACTCGTAATTTCACATTCCTGAAACAAGTGGATCACAACCTGCCACAATAATCAAGGAGTGGAACTCCATCATTCTAGAGAGCCTGGAAGCATTGTGTTTCACAAATGGTATGGGCATATGAACTCCaataacttaaattaaaaCTTCAATTTATCTCTTTGGTAAAAATTTCTCTGCATTATCTAAGATGCAAAATTCTGAAAGAATTACAGCAGTATCTCAACCAAAACAACAAgataacaaattagagttgtCGCTATTCACAAACTTCCAAATGCCTCAGAAAAAAATTTTGACTTTAAGCCTGAACTGTTGACCAGCTCCTTAGCTGATAGAGATTCAGATTGCGCCATCTTACTACCATCTTATAGACAAGGGTAAAGAATGCTGAGACTGAAAAATCTTCCTCGCATTGTCATCCATCTTTTCCAGAAATTACTTCCATCTTAGGCGCAATTCTTCCCTTTGAGTGAAAACAGATACAAGTAgagatttaataaataaaggcCTTAGTTATTTACATAGCAGGCATGCACCCATTATTcatataatgaatttaatatcTGAACTATGCCAGCAATAGACAGATACCTAAATCAGTTTGGATCTAATCCGCACAGGATATGCGTAAAAGGTGATTGCTTCTGATCAAGAATATTTTTGAaacatttgaaaaaaaaaattaaaatgcttcaattcttctttcttgggaaaaaaaagagaaattccCAAGCTTGCAATAGCTTGTCACAGGCCAGGTCAGGAAAATGCAgacagaaaaggaagaggaagaggaaaccAACAGATCCAATGGGTGGGAGAAAGTGATCAactaatcttaaaatataaccATAAAGAAAGTATCACAATCCTTACCTTAGATCACAGAAGTTTCAGAAGAAATACAAAGCTTATTGTCAACCCCACCACTGATCACACTGTCACTTTTCCACCAGTCAGCACATAGCACCTGAATTACAGCACATACCCcacagatttttttttttttgttaaaaaaagtTTTCCAAGTTGAAGGGATAGAAAGACAGAGCGGAGAATATTATACCTTGTCTTCGTGTGATTCAATAACAGCCAAAGGCCACTGCAACAAGAATAAACTACTTAGAACACCATTTTCCTACCCTTTTTTCTGCTATGTCTGTACAATTcagaataatttataatatgaagcAGGTGAATGCACCTATAatcacttatttatttacttattaatttactgTTGGTCTAGAAATGGCAGAAGAGAACACAGTACCGCAGTTCTTAGATCCCACAACATGACTTTCCCATCATATGATGCAGAGAGTATATGAAACCAAGATTTATCATGCCACTTGCAAGCCGAAATCCAAGATTTGTGAGAAGAGAACTGATAGACAGGAGCAGAAGTCCCTACAAGGATAATGAAACGCAAACGTGTGtctgagagagagagagagagagagagagatgagaTGATCAGTAATACCAATCTCATTTGACAGACCTGGTTTTCGAGGATCCCATATTCTAAGGACAGGGTCAGAGCCCCCAGCAGCAATAAGAGCCGCACCTTCACCTCCAACATGTACACAGTTGAGGGCTTTCCCACAGAACTGCATATGTAGGACAACATTAAGCTTTTAAACCTTAATCTGAGTTTAACAAGCACATAATGATTCGCAACCAACATGGGCACATGTGTGAGTGCGCACATGCAGGTGCGGGACATGCATTAAGGAGAGAAAAACACAGTGACACAGAATCAAGGATTTTGGTACGTACTATTTTTGATAAGTCTTTGCCTGTCTCAGCATCCCAATGTCTAACAGAATGATCCCATGATGCAGAGTAAATTGTTTCACGTTCAGGCCAAACAACAGAGGATACACATTGTGTATGCCCCACAAGTGTAGAAAGAGCCTCACCCTGATTGCAACAGATTGGCatacataataaatttaattgcgAGAAATATAAGCCACATATCAAGCTCGCAAATGCAAGGAAAAATACAAGCAACCTACAGGTGCATTCATCCAAACAATGCTAGAATCATAGGAAGAACTTTTTCTGTATCTGTCGCAATGAAACAACACTCTGATAAGGAGTACGGAGGACTAGGATGTactccaaaataaaatcattactATCCAAAATCAGTCCATTTCCTTCTTCACAGTGTAAGAAGTATTTTGTctcaaatagaaaacaacaaagTAAAGTatcttaaagtaaaatatttgaagtatcAAGAGTTCCACATTTATTAGTAATTGCTTATCCTATTCCAACTACTcaatttaaattgttattcACCTCCGAGAATTGTTTGCTCTCAAAAGCTTTTGAAACAAGTTCAACCTCAATTATATGGCAAACAAATGGAACATGGAGTGTAAAAGACACACAATACCTCCAGCTGAGATTCCTCGGTCtcatttttcacttttctctttttgataGACACTAATTCTCCTTCCGTATTCAACTCATTTGTCCGCCATAAATTAATTGTACAATCCCAGGAACCCGaacaaatctaataaataGCCATGAACAAGAAAAAATTGAGCTCAGGTTTGAAAGTAGACCACATTAATATTAGTTCCTTAaggatataaaaattagagcaTACCATGCTTCCAGAAGCCTCAGCTGCAACACTTTGAACAGATGCATTATGCCCACGCAAAACTTTGAAGGCTGTAAGCTTTGTAAGATGATTTCCAGGCTCTTCTGTATCAAACTTTCAGGAGAAAGAGAATTCACTTTGTCATGGGACAATTTGAGttctacaaaaaaaaaaaaaaaaaaaaacaaaaacagtaTATATCTGACCCAGTTACCTTCCACAGTCTCAGAGTTTGATCTTTTGAGGCAGTCACCACTGTTACAGTATCCAAGCCTGCAGTTTACAACACAACTAATAAATGGAAGGATAAACAATTAACTGctaaaatgtcaagaataaaGCACGGCTTTCAGTCTATCACAAAAGAGAAGAACAAATAAAGTTTAAACCAATACACATGATAAAGAAGTAATGCAACCAAATGTCTATGATGTTTAACCAACTTACACAATCCTTTAGATGTAAGAGATACATTAAAACATATGACCAAATGCAATTTTCTCTTTCTGGCCTAAGACATTAAAACTTCCATAATTATAACAGACCTAGCAATgcaaaaaatgaataatatggatggaatttaattaagaaagacCTAAGGGAAAAGagcaataacaaaaaatatagagCTGTCCACATATCTAAGGAAAAAATTTACAAAGTGCTTATTATATGTATTGAAGGCCAAATTTTTTCACCCACTTTAACACGCTGTCTTTTGGACTCATTTTCACAGACTATCAATTGGATGTCAGATACTGAAAGTATCATTATCCTGAATTTATTACATAATAGCTCCTAGGGATGGGGATGCTTTAAGCAGTGCCATCATCTCTAATACTAGAAAGAACTTGATCATAAGAATGAAGTTGCAAGCAGATACATTAAagcttgaaaagaaaattttgtgCACATTATGCATTGACCCATTATGGATTGGTTGACACAATATAGTCCATCATAAATCACGTTTGTATTCATTTATATGTTTGAAATTACATAGAGATCCACTACAACATGTTCAGAAAAGTCACCATAAGACGTAACAGAAAAACCACTTTCAGCTGATAGTTCCTTATCTATACCTCCTGGGTTCATGATATTAACAGAAGTAACTGCATCACTATGTCCCTCTAGTATATGTGTACAAACGCCAGCAGCTTTCCATACcctaaaaaatatgaagacaaaattttgcaaaatttgttcccttataaattaaaaatgaccataatcaagtaaaatattaatgaaaaaagaatataagaagATCCAATGCATAGAAAGGATGTACAGAAGTTCTATTTAGGTCTCACCTTCCAAGACCATCATAGCACCCTGTCAAAATAAACCTGCCAAAAGATCATGACTTAGAGCAgtttattaaacaaaaaaaattactcaTCACAAGAAAAATCAATCATGAAATTCAAAGTTAAGATGATGATGCATTGTCTTTATCTCCAACGCAACATGACCTAGTAAGATATGCCATGAGCAAATATGAGAGCCACTTTCTACTAAGATTTCCAACTTTGAATTGTTACACGTGTTGCATCTTCAGATTGTTGCTGATAGCAGtattcaatataatattcttattcagTTATGTATACCAGAAATGAggaaaatttcaaatataaatgaCATATTTCTCATGATCAGACCCTACTCTGCGATCTACCTGAGCAAAATTACGCAATAAAAGTACAGTTACTCCAGGAGAGTCTTCAGACACAAGGAACAATAAAGGTTAGCAATTTGAAGCACTTGGTATTTGAGTTAGTGAACCCTCTGGGTTAATTTCCAGCTAACTAGACAGGTCTCATTTACAACACCTTTATGTAAGACTACAATGCAAACAAATGTTGAATCACTCgatcagaaaataataaactcCTGATACAATCAAACAGTAAGGACACCGAACTTACCGAGGACAAGAACCGTCAACTGCGCTGACCCAGTCATCATGCAAAGAAGGCTCCTCTTGTTTCCTAGGTGCAACTGCCTTAATATACTCAATTTCCAGTATCTTCTCCTGTAATATCACAATCCCGCTTAATGTATCAGATTgccaaaataatatattttctaaaaaaagaatcacaaTTAGAACCATTAATATTTGAAGACTCCACTCAACCTTGCCCACAAATAATTACAACTCCTCATAATTAAAGGTTCCCTAAACCATTGAAATTTGCGAAATAAAGCTGCAATAGCAACTTGCACTAGCTTTTTGCTTCTGTTCTTGCCAAAAGATAAGGGTTAAGAAGTCATGTGttctttatgaaaatttaactGCAAAGCAAAAGTTGGAAAAAGTTCCAAAGGAATTACCGCGGAAATGCCCTTTGCAAGAAGAAACTGTTCAAGCGACAAACGAATAAGCTCTCCATCTATCAGAAAATCGAATGGACAATTCTCCCATTCAGGATTTCCTGTCCAGAAtccatttttataaaaaaaaaaattaaaaattacagctaaaattgaagtataaaaacaaaaaaacttTCTCGAAATATTCAAaaccaaagaaacaaaataaaacttcGTCATACCGGCTTTGAGGAGAGAATTGACGATGGTGGAGAGGCCAAGACGAGTGAGATTAGAAGGAATAGTGATGGT comes from Ricinus communis isolate WT05 ecotype wild-type chromosome 5, ASM1957865v1, whole genome shotgun sequence and encodes:
- the LOC8285075 gene encoding ribosome biogenesis protein WDR12 homolog is translated as MEVETEERQIQARFVTKLKAPYRAPSATITIPSNLTRLGLSTIVNSLLKAGNPEWENCPFDFLIDGELIRLSLEQFLLAKGISAEKILEIEYIKAVAPRKQEEPSLHDDWVSAVDGSCPRFILTGCYDGLGRVWKAAGVCTHILEGHSDAVTSVNIMNPGGLDTVTVVTASKDQTLRLWKFDTEEPGNHLTKLTAFKVLRGHNASVQSVAAEASGSMICSGSWDCTINLWRTNELNTEGELVSIKKRKVKNETEESQLEGEALSTLVGHTQCVSSVVWPERETIYSASWDHSVRHWDAETGKDLSKIFCGKALNCVHVGGEGAALIAAGGSDPVLRIWDPRKPGTSAPVYQFSSHKSWISACKWHDKSWFHILSASYDGKVMLWDLRTAWPLAVIESHEDKVLCADWWKSDSVISGGVDNKLCISSETSVI